The following coding sequences lie in one Hippopotamus amphibius kiboko isolate mHipAmp2 chromosome 7, mHipAmp2.hap2, whole genome shotgun sequence genomic window:
- the IL1R2 gene encoding interleukin-1 receptor type 2 isoform X1 has protein sequence MTKFLIMSSFQDWKCLSYGGLRGAGPTVSTCCVLQKFPGVMFTLSMLIMGVSAFTIQLEERTVAAGNCQFHGRHPKTRFKVEGEPVAMRCPQVPYWDSAIAHVNVTWRRNGSTRTVPGEEETRVWIQDGALWIVPVLRGDSDTYICTVRNASYCDEMSVELRVFKKSEASLTLISYPQIITLSASGLLVCPDLSEFIGNKTDVKIRWYKDSVPLEQDQEKFLSMRGTRLLVNNVSMEDAGYYRCAMTFVHEGKQYDITRNIRLRVKKREEETIPVIISPHQTISASLGSRLTIPCKVFLGAGIHSTTVLWWTANNTYVEDAYQGGRVTEGQRQEYSENNENYIEVPLIFDPVIREDLHTDFKCVVRNTMSFQTLRTTVKEAATFSWEIALAPLSLILLALGGMWVHRRCRSRTGKAYGLVELKTGHQDSQSYLSKIKEIK, from the exons ATGACAAAGTTTCTGATCATGAGTAGTTTCCAAGACTGGAAGTGTCTATCTTACGGCGG GCTGCGGGGTGCTGGACCTACGGTCTCCACTTGCTGTGTCCTCCAGAAGTTCCCGGGAGTGATGTTCACCTTGTCCATGTTGATAATGGGTGTTTCTGCCTTCACCATCCAGCTTGAGGAGCGCACGG TGGCTGCAGGAAACTGCCAATTTCATGGCAGGCATCCGAAAACCAGGTTCAAGGTAGAAGGGGAGCCTGTGGCCATGAGGTGCCCCCAAGTACCGTACTGGGACTCTGCCATCGCCCATGTCAACGTGACATGGCGGAGAAACGGCTCCACCAGGACAGTGCCAGGGGAGGAAGAGACTCGCGTGTGGATCCAGGACGGTGCCCTCTGGATCGTGCCGGTCTTGCGAGGGGACTCCGACACCTACATCTGCACTGTCAG AAATGCCTCTTACTGTGATGAAATGTCCGTTGAGCTCAGGGTTTTCAAGAAGTCAGAAGCTTCCCTGACTCTCATCTCCTACCCACAAATTATAACCTTGTCAGCCTCCGGGTTATTAGTTTGTCCTGATCTGAGTGAATTCATTGGGAACAAAACTGATGTGAAGATTCGATGGTACAAG GATTCTGTACCTTTGGAACAAGACCAGGAGAAGTTTCTAAGTATGAGGGGAACTCGCTTGCTTGTAAACAATGTATCTATGGAGGATGCGGGCTATTATAGGTGCGCCATGACGTTTGTTCACGAAGGCAAGCAGTACGACATCACCAGGAACATCAGACTCCGTGTTAAGA aaagagaagaggagaccATTCCAGTGATCATCTCCCCTCACCAGACCATCTCAGCTTCACTGG GGTCGAGACTGACGATCCCGTGTAAGGTGTTTCTGGGAGCTGGCATACACTCGACCACCGTGCTGTGGTGGACGGCCAACAACACCTATGTAGAGGATGCCTACCAGGGGGGCCGCGTGACCGAGGGGCAGCGCCA GGAATACTCAGAAAATAATGAGAACTACATCGAAGTGCCACTGATTTTTGATCCAGTCATAAGAGAGGATTTGCACACGGATTTTAAATGTGTTGTCCGCAATACAATGAGTTTCCAGACGCTTCGTACCACAGTCAAAGAAG CTGCCACGTTTTCCTGGGAGATTGCACTGGCCCCCCTTTCCCTTATCCTCTTGGCTTTGGGGGGGATGTGGGTTCACAGACGGTGTAGAAGCAGAACTGGAAAAGCCTATGGTTTGGTGGAGTTGAAGACCGGCCATCAAGATTCCCAATCGTATCTgagtaaaataaaggaaataaaatag
- the IL1R2 gene encoding interleukin-1 receptor type 2 isoform X2, which translates to MQSCRLRGAGPTVSTCCVLQKFPGVMFTLSMLIMGVSAFTIQLEERTVAAGNCQFHGRHPKTRFKVEGEPVAMRCPQVPYWDSAIAHVNVTWRRNGSTRTVPGEEETRVWIQDGALWIVPVLRGDSDTYICTVRNASYCDEMSVELRVFKKSEASLTLISYPQIITLSASGLLVCPDLSEFIGNKTDVKIRWYKDSVPLEQDQEKFLSMRGTRLLVNNVSMEDAGYYRCAMTFVHEGKQYDITRNIRLRVKKREEETIPVIISPHQTISASLGSRLTIPCKVFLGAGIHSTTVLWWTANNTYVEDAYQGGRVTEGQRQEYSENNENYIEVPLIFDPVIREDLHTDFKCVVRNTMSFQTLRTTVKEAATFSWEIALAPLSLILLALGGMWVHRRCRSRTGKAYGLVELKTGHQDSQSYLSKIKEIK; encoded by the exons GCTGCGGGGTGCTGGACCTACGGTCTCCACTTGCTGTGTCCTCCAGAAGTTCCCGGGAGTGATGTTCACCTTGTCCATGTTGATAATGGGTGTTTCTGCCTTCACCATCCAGCTTGAGGAGCGCACGG TGGCTGCAGGAAACTGCCAATTTCATGGCAGGCATCCGAAAACCAGGTTCAAGGTAGAAGGGGAGCCTGTGGCCATGAGGTGCCCCCAAGTACCGTACTGGGACTCTGCCATCGCCCATGTCAACGTGACATGGCGGAGAAACGGCTCCACCAGGACAGTGCCAGGGGAGGAAGAGACTCGCGTGTGGATCCAGGACGGTGCCCTCTGGATCGTGCCGGTCTTGCGAGGGGACTCCGACACCTACATCTGCACTGTCAG AAATGCCTCTTACTGTGATGAAATGTCCGTTGAGCTCAGGGTTTTCAAGAAGTCAGAAGCTTCCCTGACTCTCATCTCCTACCCACAAATTATAACCTTGTCAGCCTCCGGGTTATTAGTTTGTCCTGATCTGAGTGAATTCATTGGGAACAAAACTGATGTGAAGATTCGATGGTACAAG GATTCTGTACCTTTGGAACAAGACCAGGAGAAGTTTCTAAGTATGAGGGGAACTCGCTTGCTTGTAAACAATGTATCTATGGAGGATGCGGGCTATTATAGGTGCGCCATGACGTTTGTTCACGAAGGCAAGCAGTACGACATCACCAGGAACATCAGACTCCGTGTTAAGA aaagagaagaggagaccATTCCAGTGATCATCTCCCCTCACCAGACCATCTCAGCTTCACTGG GGTCGAGACTGACGATCCCGTGTAAGGTGTTTCTGGGAGCTGGCATACACTCGACCACCGTGCTGTGGTGGACGGCCAACAACACCTATGTAGAGGATGCCTACCAGGGGGGCCGCGTGACCGAGGGGCAGCGCCA GGAATACTCAGAAAATAATGAGAACTACATCGAAGTGCCACTGATTTTTGATCCAGTCATAAGAGAGGATTTGCACACGGATTTTAAATGTGTTGTCCGCAATACAATGAGTTTCCAGACGCTTCGTACCACAGTCAAAGAAG CTGCCACGTTTTCCTGGGAGATTGCACTGGCCCCCCTTTCCCTTATCCTCTTGGCTTTGGGGGGGATGTGGGTTCACAGACGGTGTAGAAGCAGAACTGGAAAAGCCTATGGTTTGGTGGAGTTGAAGACCGGCCATCAAGATTCCCAATCGTATCTgagtaaaataaaggaaataaaatag
- the IL1R2 gene encoding interleukin-1 receptor type 2 isoform X3, producing the protein MFTLSMLIMGVSAFTIQLEERTVAAGNCQFHGRHPKTRFKVEGEPVAMRCPQVPYWDSAIAHVNVTWRRNGSTRTVPGEEETRVWIQDGALWIVPVLRGDSDTYICTVRNASYCDEMSVELRVFKKSEASLTLISYPQIITLSASGLLVCPDLSEFIGNKTDVKIRWYKDSVPLEQDQEKFLSMRGTRLLVNNVSMEDAGYYRCAMTFVHEGKQYDITRNIRLRVKKREEETIPVIISPHQTISASLGSRLTIPCKVFLGAGIHSTTVLWWTANNTYVEDAYQGGRVTEGQRQEYSENNENYIEVPLIFDPVIREDLHTDFKCVVRNTMSFQTLRTTVKEAATFSWEIALAPLSLILLALGGMWVHRRCRSRTGKAYGLVELKTGHQDSQSYLSKIKEIK; encoded by the exons ATGTTCACCTTGTCCATGTTGATAATGGGTGTTTCTGCCTTCACCATCCAGCTTGAGGAGCGCACGG TGGCTGCAGGAAACTGCCAATTTCATGGCAGGCATCCGAAAACCAGGTTCAAGGTAGAAGGGGAGCCTGTGGCCATGAGGTGCCCCCAAGTACCGTACTGGGACTCTGCCATCGCCCATGTCAACGTGACATGGCGGAGAAACGGCTCCACCAGGACAGTGCCAGGGGAGGAAGAGACTCGCGTGTGGATCCAGGACGGTGCCCTCTGGATCGTGCCGGTCTTGCGAGGGGACTCCGACACCTACATCTGCACTGTCAG AAATGCCTCTTACTGTGATGAAATGTCCGTTGAGCTCAGGGTTTTCAAGAAGTCAGAAGCTTCCCTGACTCTCATCTCCTACCCACAAATTATAACCTTGTCAGCCTCCGGGTTATTAGTTTGTCCTGATCTGAGTGAATTCATTGGGAACAAAACTGATGTGAAGATTCGATGGTACAAG GATTCTGTACCTTTGGAACAAGACCAGGAGAAGTTTCTAAGTATGAGGGGAACTCGCTTGCTTGTAAACAATGTATCTATGGAGGATGCGGGCTATTATAGGTGCGCCATGACGTTTGTTCACGAAGGCAAGCAGTACGACATCACCAGGAACATCAGACTCCGTGTTAAGA aaagagaagaggagaccATTCCAGTGATCATCTCCCCTCACCAGACCATCTCAGCTTCACTGG GGTCGAGACTGACGATCCCGTGTAAGGTGTTTCTGGGAGCTGGCATACACTCGACCACCGTGCTGTGGTGGACGGCCAACAACACCTATGTAGAGGATGCCTACCAGGGGGGCCGCGTGACCGAGGGGCAGCGCCA GGAATACTCAGAAAATAATGAGAACTACATCGAAGTGCCACTGATTTTTGATCCAGTCATAAGAGAGGATTTGCACACGGATTTTAAATGTGTTGTCCGCAATACAATGAGTTTCCAGACGCTTCGTACCACAGTCAAAGAAG CTGCCACGTTTTCCTGGGAGATTGCACTGGCCCCCCTTTCCCTTATCCTCTTGGCTTTGGGGGGGATGTGGGTTCACAGACGGTGTAGAAGCAGAACTGGAAAAGCCTATGGTTTGGTGGAGTTGAAGACCGGCCATCAAGATTCCCAATCGTATCTgagtaaaataaaggaaataaaatag